In Pseudorasbora parva isolate DD20220531a chromosome 9, ASM2467924v1, whole genome shotgun sequence, the sequence gagatcttccATGAAGCCTCAGTCCAAgagagattgacagtcatgtttagcttcttccattgtctaatgattgctccaacagtggactttttttcaccaagctgcttggcaatttccccgtagccctttccagtcttgtggaggtgtacaattttgtctctagtgtctttggacagctctttggtcttggccatgttagtagttggattcttactgattgtatggggtagacaggtgtctttatgcagctaacaaaCCTaacaaacaggtgcatctaatttaggataaaaaatgagtggaggtggacatggacagttcagatgttaatttcctttattttcttagagagtccttgttcctcattcagacatttcggcatatactagttttttcagtcttacaggcAGACTAAGACGTaattgagggtcagaattctagctgatagacaggtgttcaaatacttatttgcagctgtatcatacaaataaatagttaaaaaatcatatattgtgatttccggattttttttaatagattatgtctctcacagttgacatgcacctacgatgaaaatttctgacccctccatgatttctaagtgggagaacttgcaaaatagcagggtgttcaaatacttattttcctcactgtatctTCTTTAGAGGAATTAACCAATGCTTCTCATAGTAAAGATGTCTCCTTTCACAGAAGGTGTGTGATACATTTTCAACATATGAGAGTTTAAATACGTTTTATGGGGTAAAAATATGGAAGGCATTTtaacgtttttttattttttattcattagAGTGGTGAGCCGTGCTCTTCCCTGTTTTATTTTAGGTTATGTTTGTAAAGTTTGAAAATCAAAAGCTATATTTAAAAGAATATATATGCATTAATCTTTCACTGTTTTCGTGCAGATTGCTGGTTTCCTTGGAGTTCTTTGGTGTGTCAGTATTCTGTCCTGCCTCTTCGCTGAGTACACAAGGATCCCTATACAAGTGAACCCTCTAGCTCTCTATgggttcttcttcttcttccttaTCAACCCTTTCAAAACATGCTACTACAAATCTCGCTTCTGGCTGCTCAAATTACTAGTAAGGGCCAGGAGAATCCCTTTTCATAACACGACAGCATTTGTTGTGATTTCCAATGCCACACTTTTATGAGACATTATTTTTCCATCTGTAAATTATTGATTAAATTGGTCCAATCCTCTTTTCTCCTCCCTTTAATTTCCACCCTTTTCTGTTTATAGTTTCGTGTGGTCACAGCTCCATTTCACAGAGTGGGGTTTGCTGATTTCTGGCTGGCTGACCAACTCAACTCTCTAGTAGTGGTTCTGATGGATCTGGAGTACATGATCTGCTTTTATAGTTTGGAGCTGAACTGGATCGAGTCTAAGGGGAAGCTATCGATCAAAAAGGGTATCCAGATGCACATTGATGGCGTTGCATATTCAATAATGCTTTTATTGGGCAGTTAATGATGACATGTCaatctgtttttgttttcaaatcAGGTTACGAGATTTGTCACTCATATTCATATGGAGTACGAGCTGTAATCCAGTGTTTGCCTGCGTGGTTCCGGTTTGTGCAGTGCCTGAGGCGTTACCGGGACACAAAGCGTGCCTTTCCTCACCTGGCCAATGCTGGCAAATACTCCACTACTTTCTTCGTAGTCATCTTTTCTGCACTCTATAAGACGCATGAAAGTAAGCACCTGAGTTGTTACATTCTTTACCTGAAATCCTTTGTTTACCCagcatgacatttttttgtttctacTCGAAACAATTGTGAAAGGCAATCTTTGtcaggtcaaatattttgatattttttcaggGTAAATCACGGGCTCTATTTTAACAATCAGAGCGCATGCTCTGAAGCGCATGCCGCAGATGCACGTAGAGCGTGTCTGAATCTGTTTTTGGATCCTGTGTTCTTATGTTTGTGATGTTTTCACATGTCAACATTTCAACCTGTCTGTTCTCATTAGCTTTTCAGGAAAGTGTGGTCTTCTTTTACCTGCTGATTGCCTGCATGATCATTAACTCCTGCTACACCCTATTCTGGGACCTGAAGATGGACTGGGGTCTGTTTGACCGTAATGCAGGGGAGAACACCCTTCTCAGAGAGGAGATAGTGTATCCACAGAAAGTAAGAATACACGCACGCTCTTAGCACTTAAAGgtaagttcaccccaaaattaaattgatgtcattaatgactctgtCGTTCAACACatgtaagacctccattcatcttcagacacagtttaagatattttatatttagtccaacagGGTATTTAAGTGTaagcacactatactgtccatacTGTCCAGGTATGTGAGGAATGATTTttcagccaggactttttactgcgccgagtcgaagtactcgcagaagtgctattccgccatacattatagttctcctttttaatccacttAGAAAAGCGCCTCGTTTTATTtggtgtcaccatacttgatcgttcaactactcgtgtaactgtatttaaatagggaaaacatggaggtttttggttgcttctaacttgatctctgtttggtaccatagtgaatgaactgggcttagtgggctaagctaaatgctatcagaatgtcaccgcgcgtcagagcaattaagtgcacacactgagacgagaggtatgtatcaactcgttttagttaagggaataacagtttaatatgaaaaagcggttaAGTTtccctttaaactgtgttctgacgataaacggaggtctttcGGGGGTGGAACAACATCAAGGTGAGTCATtattgacataaatttcatttttgggtgagctaacctAAGTTATGTGTCTTTTAGATATTTTTGTAGAGAACAATCCCCTCCACAGAATTTATACTTGTCATTGTTAATTTGTGTGCTCTCTTTGAACAGGCTTACTATTACTGTGCCATAATAGAAGACGTAATCTTGCGCTTTGCATGGACCATTCCACTTTCCCTTGGAAAAGTGACTAAATACCCTAACATTTCTGATATTTTGGCCACTATCCTCGCACCGCTGGAGGTCTTCAGGTGAGCATACCTGTTTATATCCATATGCCTGGTTTTGGGACTCATTAAACCATTCCTATCAACATCCTGTGGTTAATAGTTGACCTCTTTGATGAATGTGTTTTTATAACGGCGATTGTGTATTTTAGCATTAATGGAAAGATGTGTTGACCAATCAGGAGCCATGACTGGATCTATTCAGTCATGACTGGATCTGACTCTGCTGTATCCATTTCATCTGTTTTTAATTCATCAGGCCCCCCATGCTAATTCATTTCTCCTTAAATTAATGACATTATTTTTCAAATGGAATTAGTGAAGTAACGTGTCGTCATAATCTGACATTTGTTTCAGGCGCTTTGTTTGGAATTTCTTCCGTCTGGAGAACGAACACCTGAATAACTGTGGTGAGTTCAGAGCGGTGCGGGACATCTCAGTAGCGCCTCTGAATGCAGATGACCAGACGCTGCTGGAGCAGATGATGGACCAGGAGGATGGTGTGAGGAACAGATTTGGAAAGAAGAACTGGAAGAGAAGCTACAGCATGTCCTTGAGAAGACCACGCCTCTCCTCCCAGTACGTACAACATTAGACCACCAACCACACAGACACAAATCCAGACATGGAATCCTTAAAAACAAGCTTTGTACAGTAAAAACTGCTGGCAATAGATGGGACATTCAGGAACGTGGTGTGGTCAATAATTGTATACCTTAAAGCTGAACTTTGAACACCaaaatgacattaaaaaaaaaataaaaaaaattcttcatgccctaaaatgttttaattaaaccGGTTGAAAGTTTGCAGAGGCTGTTTTGTTGCTATAACATTGTCTGAGGTTCCTTTATAAGTAACCTTTATCCTTTATAAGCTTATCCTTTTATTATACTTGCAACTTCATCCTTAAAATACTAGACAAATCATCTTTTTACATATTTCACCACTTTTAGTGGCACTGTCCATGGAGAGGGTGCAAAATAGTGCTTGAAACCAcaaaaaataagtttattttTCCCCGTTTTTTTCGGTCAGCTTAACCTTCAGAATTTTTGTAATTGGACATGCAGTTTAAAACTATGAACTTTTTTTGGTCTAAAGGTTGCAGGTTTATCCTAAAATATGGTATCACTCACTATGGTTTGTAGTAATTAATGAATGTTACCTTGTAacagaatttgtttttgttttttctcagAACTACTTTGAAAAAGGTATTGAATTGTTGATAGATTAGATAGATTGTTTATTTTAGCCACACGACAATGCCggtggaatttttttttggtaCAGTATGTTTAAGCTCTACATCATCATACATTACAGACAAAAATAGACAATACACTTCACAACATGTAATAATACAAGATACAGTGGGTGCATGACCATGCGTCGTGTATGAgaggaaaaactaaactaaagagAGGAGTTCAGAGTCCTGATGGCTATGGGGAAAAAGCTGTTTGTGAAGCGTTTGGTCTTGGTAGATAGTGACCTGTAGCGCCTCCCTGAAGGAAGGAGCTGAAAAAGGTGGTTCGCTGGATGTGAGGTGTCAGAGATGATTTCCTTTGCCCGCTTTACAGTCCGATATGTGTAGAGTGAATCGACTGAAGGCAGTGGAAAttactttagatttttttggttAATAAAAAGTCCCTTGGAACCTCTGAGCGCCATCATACATGATCGATTGATAAACTCAAggatctgtgtttttttttttttcaggtcgAAGGTCCGAGACACCAAAGTCCTGATAGAGGACACCGATGATGACACCTGACCCCTGCGCCCTCAATGGCTTGATAAAGTGTTTTTTAAAGGACCATAGACCTCCATGAGCCTCGACTCTTCAGAAGCTATCCAATCAATCCATCACAAAGCTGCCTGACTacaccatacacacacacacacatttcacacAAGACCTCACTGACTTACGAGCTCACAACAAGAGCTGCCACCTCTTAGTTACTGTACTGTTTTTGTTTCCTTCTTGTTGCTGCCTTGATATCTTTTTGTGAAGATCCTATATGTGGATTCAACGGACAGTGTGTATAGATACATCACTTCACAAACCGCTTGTTTGGACTACGCTCATACAAATCAAACACCTGACTGTGGACACTTCATCGCAGAAGTTGTGAACAATCAGTCGGTTTGGATAATTTTGTCTTTCAAGACTTATGATGAGGGTTTGAAGACATTCATGTAGCACATGGACTGGTTCACCCTCATTCATGAAAATGGCTATttctactttttacttttttatgtaatttcatTGTTATTTATGTGGAGGAGAGATGCCTTGAACGTTGCTTTAAATCTAAGACCTTCACCCAGGACCTCTGCAAGCTTTTGACCAACCCTCAGGTGGCTCCGAATGGAAAAATACCAATTTGACATTTACGTTTTTTAAATACGTTGCCAGTCTAAGTCCACCGGCGTAGTTATCTGCTCTAAAATGCCAAATgggaataaaacatttttctttcgCGTGTCTTAAAGTCAGTCCGGTCAGAAGAGGTGCTGCTTTGTAGACCCAGAAAAAGGAAAACCCCTTTTGCTTTAAAAGTGTCAGGCTCATATTAAGAGCTAGCCAAATATCTAAAGCATTCCTTGAGAACATTTCCTACTTCCTACATATGACCCTGAAACTTTTTAGTGTTAAACACACACCGTATCCTCTCACCACATTCCACTAAAGTAGCATTCCATGTCTCTGCTAttgctattttttatttatttttctcttcaGTCAGTGTCTTCCAGAGAACTCCCAGACCACCTGAGGGTTTCAGAGGTTCCAGGGGGAACCCAAACCTGTATTCTTTTTTAGATGAATCCTCACGAGCACAAACAAGTTTTTGTTTGAATCATTCGTAAGACTTGTTGCGTAAATCATGACGTGATAAGGcgaggatgtttttttttttgagtaatgATGCCCAGTAGTTCTCATATGATGGTTTATAATCCATTCCAGTTGGAAATGTGTATTTGTACCTCTGAAGACCTAGCTGTCTGTGAACGAGGTTGATGTAAGACAGAAGGTACCGCAGTCGCACATTCAGAAGATTCAATTAAGCTGcaagactaaaaaaaaaaaaaagactcacCGGCTACACCTCACATACTATGTCATGTACTACTGTCCCAAGTAAATGCTTggaccaaaataaaaaaaaacaaggtttCTCTGATGATGTATTCTCATGGCATTTAGATTTCCATAGCAGAAAAATGTACACGATTGCTTTGTTATAGCATTTGAATGAGATAAAACTGCTCTTTGGTTTCTGAAATCTGAATCTAAATGTAATTCTTAAATGGATCgttaactcaaaaatgtaaattctgtaatttattcacactcatgtcattccaaacccgtatgaATTtagttttcttcaaaaaaaattaatgaaacTCAAAGAGATTTTGTTCTTTCCATTGACAGACTAGGACTGCATCTGAAATCACacacttccctactatatagtagatgaaaaacagtatgtgacagGTTACGGGAGAGAATTGGGGAATGGCAGTGAAGTGACacgataatgacaacatggtaGATGTAGTACATCCAGATTATATTCATAATACACACACTCTTACtatatagaatttttttttgcagtcttGAAGTAATTACTTATACTTAAGAGTATGTAATTTTTGGACTCCTATAAAACCCAAACTATGATGCTtcaaaaaagttcataaagagattgtatcCATAGAAATCCATATTGATTCTAAATCGTCTTAAAGACACATTTGCTTTACATGATGCATGGCTTATGTTTAACAGAAGCTCAAAACGTCTGCTCTTTCTTAAGCACATTTAAAGGAACTGCACTTTTTTGAAATTAGGcttattttccaagtccctcagagtaaacagttgagttttaccgttttgaatccattcagctgatctctgtatagcggtagcacttttagcgtACATTATagaatcggattagaccataCGCATCAcgctcaaaaaaaaaatgaccagactttcaatatttttcctatttaaaacttgacttcTATAGTTACACCGTGTACTAAGAGCAACGGAAAATTAaagttgcaatttttttttttttaagccgaTATGACTAGAAACTATTTTCTCTTTTCTGCGTAGTAATCACAGATTTACTGCTGTAAAAGTGCATTCTCTGCGACTAAAaccggctgaatggattcaaaaacggtaaaactcaactgtttatgggacttggaaaatgagacttttaaaaaaagtggagtATTCCTTTAACTctcgcaagaaccaatgaggcttGTTCTTGTGtcaagcctaaattaaatctgttcatcgtGTGTGATCTTGTCATTAAACCACAGTATTTAAGTTATGACATTTATAACGCAAAAAGCAATGGAGCTcgccaaaaaaacaaaagtttATTCATCACATTTTagtaatccatccatccatgtgtGGTTCATTTGTTCTTTTAACAGCTAAATGATGACCCTTTCGTTACTCTGACATCCAGTCTCATTGGCACACAAGTGGCTTTAGATGAAGTGGCTGTCTGTCAGCTCGACAGAGGCTTGTGTCAATGAAGTCTCAGAAAAAGTCTGCAAACAATGAGCTGTTACTGTCCAGATGATTGTCCGAGAGCCTGTCGGTATCAGTCTCCGTGTCCCCAATGCACGAGCTCTGTGCATTAGAAAAACCTACAGGTCATTTCAGTCGTCAATGCAAACCAAGCAAAATGCAGAAAATAATTGAAATGTGCAGCACCCGCACTTCACAAACACTCATTAACATGAGGCAAGTGTTTTGTGATGCAAATTTACAGTAACAGTCTTTAATCTGAATTAGTGCAACTAGAGAAAAAGGAATTAAGTCTTCCTCCCCCCACAAATGATTGTGAAAGCAAACTCATGTTCACTTGATAGCCACGACACTGCGGTTGTAAGTAACCTAAAGACACTCCAGGGAGCAACGAGCAGGGACTTCCAGAGCAGTGTTCATTTGAGATCCAGGACCATGGCAGCTGGGTTCTCGAGGTAAGACTGCCACAGGTTGGAGAAGCGGGACATGGTGGCCCCGTCTATGACGCGATGATCGGCGGACCAGCTGACGTTCATAATGTACGTCTTCACTAGCTCATCACGGGAGTTAAACCTGGGCAGCACCTGCAGCAGAGAATCGGCACatcacattagcagaatattATTGAAAATGTGCCTTGTGTCAAAAATATAGCAATGTATAGCACAACTCGCACAAAAGTCTCTTTCGAACCAAGCAGTTTTCTATTGGTCAGCCAAGGTTAAGCCACATGACTAACTTGAAGCTGTCACAAACTGCATGGGGAAATCTTACacccattaaagggttagttcacccaaaaatgaaattgatgtcattaatgaccctaatgttgttccacacctgtaagtcctccgttcatcttcagaacacagtttaagatattttatatttagtccgagagcgtatggacATCTATGCACACttgtactgtccatgtccagaaaggtaataaaaacatcatcattcagtccatatgtgacattagaatctcttgaagcatcgaaaatacattttggtccaaaaataacaaaaattacggctttattcagcattgtcttcaatcctcaaataaagattcaaacagctGTGACTCAGCTTATTGattaatgattcggatcacgtgtcaaactgctgaaataatgtggcattggcgatccgaatcatgaatcaatccgctgattcacaacctttggatctttatttttttttatttttggaccaacatgtattttcgatgcttcaagagattctaatcaactaactgatgtcacatatggactactttgatgatgtgttTATTAACTTTCTGGAGATAGACAGtttagtgtgcatacactttcattgaaagaacagaaaagctctctgactaaatataaaatatcttaaactgtgtggaacgacattagggtgagtcattaatgacatcaatatcatttttgggtgaactaactctttaaattCCCAACTAGTTtatgttcctctcaattccgatttcattTAAACGCCTACAGTGGCCgaaaagcaggcaacgtcggcgtccattttaaaatcgttgctcctcatgagctctttccatcttggaaaggccactccaatattcaCTTTTGTCTTGAtgatttgcctgttgcgttgccgtcttaattctttTCTTCGCTttcttggcgactctgatacatgtCCTCGAGAATAATCCTCCATCAGCAACAGACTTTCAAAAAGGCTTTCAGGTTTTCATAtaacagtttctcaaacaatccccctcttcacattccacacggtgccatcgagggTTAAAACgagaaaggcaaagcttgaatttatgggtatgtccctctttggctaatgtactttcaagatggaggggcaacatggcgaccagcattcgaacccctcacccgtatgtattttcaatggcatattataaacttacgagaatattttattacttgaaaaaaaagcatttttagctaagaataaactaaaaaagatacaaagtgtagctttaaatctTCAATACATGTAAGTGTACATATCGTAGTAATCATTTCAATCAtgttttcaaatatatatttttcgaTAGCATTGAAATGTTTGGGGTAGTCACACATGACATTTTACAACCTCAATTAATCTTGTCAGAAAACtcataaaaatgacattctgaTTCTAGGAGACTATTTGACTCTGACACACAATCATAAGGCAGTGATTAAGTCACCGTATTTATGAACtctatttttaatgtatttattattaaattaatacacCCTTTGTAATTGACACTATATTTACTATAGAATATACAAAACCAAAAAGCAGCAGAAACCACTATTATTTACTGTCGATCCAATGAGTCAACAATCATctcttaaaatgcacattacatttttattaaatggtGAAGAAAACAAGCAGCTCACCTGGATCTTTCCCAAAGCTCCGATGGCCACCTCCGGGGGCAGAATCACTGGCTTGGCATACGTGCCTCCaatctaaatttaaaaaaaaaaacctttaattattttatgatGAGAGAGCTGATCGTCGCTAGATAGCAAATAAAAGCCCATTGAAAGCCTGCTGTTGTTTGGGCGCTGCCAACCCATAAAAGCAGCGCTCTTTCCAGGCTCTCATATATAACCTCCAAGCACGGGATAGGATAACGATCATGAGGCCCAACAATGGGGGCGACTGCTGCAGTGGAGGCCCAAATAGGGTGATATAGAGTTCAAGATCAAATACAGGGCGTAACTTATGCATCACTAGTGACAGAACCGCAATAGGTTCCAGTGGCCTAATGATTAGGGCTGAGCATAAGTCCTGTTCAGGAGTCCTGAACAGTGTTTCAGGACTCCTGTACTGATATTGAGGAACTTACTGACGCTGTCAGCAGTTACATCTCTTTTTGCAAAGACTCTATTCTTCCGAGTAAGGAAGTCATGGTGTATCCAAACAATAAACAGTGGCTCTCTAAGGACATTAAAGATTTGCTAATCAAATGAAAAACAATTTCTAATGAAGGTGGATGCAGAGAGGACTGTGAGAAAAGAgggctgaaattaaaaaaagctaaatttaGGTTTAAGGAGAAAATTGAGGCCGATTTGAGAAGTAATCATTTAAAGAAACCCTGGAATGGTATGAAAACATTGAATGGGTCTAATGAGAGAGCCAACGGAGTTGTCCTGGATGGTTTTTCATCTGATGTACATTTGGCTGAtgaatttaatgtattttattctcGATTTAACAATTTAGATTTTGATGATGAAATAGAAGGTATCAGGGCTATCACACAGGCAGCTCCATCCATTACAGTTGACAGTAGTACTGTggcttagcctgacaagccagacccacatcaagatgtttggtctggaaactcaccatagacagggctcaatccgaggggcgggataaacggttgtcttccaaactccctctgcacgcgatacgatagcgctacaaccaaccagagcaacgaatgtgaaacagagcttgttgatagtttaaacattcgccgtatccggtcggctaaactctgaacacatcttccctttttaagaatgacttcagtgcagttctttgttcttttctcagagaaaagcttaactccaagtcttccaaagtcgtggtcaaagctgattcgaaagaccgccgttcgccagtttctgtgtttactagaatcgcgcaaacgcaactcggccgtcgtcattatggccccgcccaccgactctatacacaatgtgattggcccggcaagagttaggggaatacagctcagaagggtattgagagttgctagatgacactcgctggcagattaaatttgctggcgctagggtgcgtctagatttctaggctaactgtGGCTAACATTTTCAGGCACACCAGATCAAAGAGTCCAGGGCCAGATGATATTTGTGGGCAATTATTAAGAACATGTGCTGATCAACTCTGTCCTATCTTCCagttcatttttaatttgtcCTTATCACTACAAAGAGTCCCTAGAGCTTGGAAGCATTCTATTATCGTGCCTTTATCCAAGTGCAGCTCCACAAAAGCCTTGAATGATTTTAGACTTGTAGCCTTGACCTCATTGGTTATGAAAAGTTTTGAGTAAATGATCGAAGAGGCTGTCCTACTGCAGGTTGGAGATCAGTTAGATCCACTGCAGTTTGCATACAGGTCTGGCAGGGTGTGGAGGATGATGTGATCACACAactgcactttattttaagccATCTGGATAGAGCAAAGACTCATGTCAGACTTTTATTTGTTGATTTTACTTCTGCTTTTAACACCATTCAGCCCTTTCTGCTCGCTAAGAGACTGATTGTGGATTTTAACCTTGATTTGAATTTGGTGGGCTGGATATTGGATTTTTTAACAGATAGATCCCAGAGTGTCAGCAGGCCAACAGCACCCTTTCTGAAGTCACTTTTACATCCACTGGTTCCccccaagcggcaacctcccgcgatatctcttgaagccaataaggaagtaatgtaaactgcaattcatcgactggccactaggaacAGGCCCCAGAAAGGaacagaatctcattgagccccatgttaaatttcctaactttacagcagaaaaaaaacatgttcacAGCCTGGTAAAAATTGtgattttggtctatacggctaatttttgCCATTCagtgacaactgtgagggggtgaatttttttataactccatttacgttatataaagctttaaagttctgcataattaagggcgtggttactttgagtcacaagtggatagccatttatctgccgtctatagtcattgcgtcacctaagctccgcccacatcccgcctttttgcccattttcttgttatccgggagtgacgcgcgatgactcgctcgcaagatggcaacgcccagagCCATAGAGAGCTCAACAGTAATGCCACAACATGCAAGTAACTGTGTtcattctaatgcctgatctgtgaaaatttgaagttttttagcttttagtatgactatgTTAGCcataaagttatgaataagctaaTGTGTTCCAAAAAatgacaacatttgcatttaggagatataagcattcaaaacttagtGGACGTTTTGAAagagaaccaagtggaacagtgaggttacagggagaagaggtaaatattttaagtacttagggtcaacagtccagagcaatggggagtgtggaaaagaggtgaagaagcgtgtgcaggcaggttggaatgggtggagaaaagtgtcaggtctgttatgtgataaaagagtaccagcaagaatgaaagtaAAGGTGTAGAGGACAGttgtgagaccagcgatgttgtatggtttggagacagttgcactgaggaaaagacaggaggaagagctagaggtagcagagctgaagatgttgaggttctctttgggagtgaagaggatggataggatcaggaatgagtacatcagagggacagcggatgtgagatgttttggagacaaagttagagaggccaggttgagatggtttggacatgttcagaggagggagagcgAATATATCGgcaaaaggatgctgaggtgaGAGCCATGGTGATCATGCGAGGGAcgggggggacgtgtcccccgcacttttaataaaatgtattttcgtcccccgcacttttaccgATCCAAGTCGACCCGTTCCGAGCgtgattcgaaccggggttacCTGA encodes:
- the xpr1b gene encoding xenotropic and polytropic retrovirus receptor 1 homolog; translation: MKFTEHLSAHITPEWRKQYIQYEAFKEMLYSAQDQAPSIEVTDEDTVKRYYAKFEEKFFQTCEKELAKINTFYSEKLAEAQRRFATLQNELQSSLDAQRESSRATGLRRRRTVFHLSQQERCKHRNIKDLQLAFSEFYLSLILLQNYQNLNFTGFRKILKKHDKIFETTRGADWRVAHVEVAPFYTCKKITQLISETEALVTAELDGGDRQKAMKRLRVPPLGAAQPAPAWTTFRVGLYCGVFVALTVTVIITGVAELFKDEKQNVWPLVRIYRGGFLLIEFLFLLGINTYGWRQAGVNHVLIFELNPRNNLSHQHLFEIAGFLGVLWCVSILSCLFAEYTRIPIQVNPLALYGFFFFFLINPFKTCYYKSRFWLLKLLFRVVTAPFHRVGFADFWLADQLNSLVVVLMDLEYMICFYSLELNWIESKGKLSIKKGYEICHSYSYGVRAVIQCLPAWFRFVQCLRRYRDTKRAFPHLANAGKYSTTFFVVIFSALYKTHETFQESVVFFYLLIACMIINSCYTLFWDLKMDWGLFDRNAGENTLLREEIVYPQKAYYYCAIIEDVILRFAWTIPLSLGKVTKYPNISDILATILAPLEVFRRFVWNFFRLENEHLNNCGEFRAVRDISVAPLNADDQTLLEQMMDQEDGVRNRFGKKNWKRSYSMSLRRPRLSSQSKVRDTKVLIEDTDDDT